The Exiguobacterium aurantiacum DSM 6208 genome includes a window with the following:
- a CDS encoding DUF1878 family protein → MSLEEKVKQLSYQMELLMKSVDWSDRPFEYEIIRANLTKEDVEAFHTLLEEIRQQQNEQGRYGLSSVEPLLVSFVGMLHPALDPEKILAACVKQQIELDVTEPLYQQVKLLS, encoded by the coding sequence GTGTCGTTAGAAGAGAAAGTCAAACAATTGTCATACCAGATGGAGCTGTTGATGAAATCGGTCGACTGGTCGGATCGTCCGTTTGAATATGAAATCATCCGGGCGAATTTGACGAAAGAGGATGTGGAAGCCTTCCACACGTTATTGGAGGAAATCCGGCAACAACAAAACGAGCAAGGGCGGTACGGTCTCTCGTCCGTAGAGCCACTGCTCGTCAGTTTCGTCGGTATGTTACATCCGGCGCTTGATCCTGAGAAAATTTTAGCCGCGTGTGTCAAGCAACAAATCGAGCTTGATGTGACGGAGCCGCTTTATCAGCAGGTCAAGCTTCTTTCGTGA
- a CDS encoding peptidylprolyl isomerase: MSNGMTNEPKKQDKKFSTGALVGASALALVIGAGGTYAATNGGGASDDSTVVSFEGGEITRGEIANMSYDRMVPQLAFQETMNELLEKEYGDKVEQDKVDEEYSKTEEQFNSKEEFEQAIQQAGMTGTDEFKEALRGQMLVDAAKSELVDVTDEEIEAQFAKENVEVQASHILVETEEEAQDIIKQLNDGADFAELAKEKSTDTGSGAQGGDLGYFSAGAMVPEFEEYSFREDVVGEISEPVQSQFGYHIIKVVDRKEKDLKLEDEKDRIREELAAEKAASVDANKIYAELIEKYNVDVKDAKASQQFDAVKEAVKASEEAPAEESTEQ; the protein is encoded by the coding sequence ATGTCAAACGGAATGACGAATGAACCAAAAAAACAAGATAAGAAATTTTCAACGGGCGCCCTCGTCGGCGCATCTGCTCTCGCACTCGTAATCGGTGCAGGCGGTACGTACGCAGCGACGAACGGCGGCGGCGCATCAGATGACTCAACTGTCGTCTCATTCGAAGGCGGCGAGATCACACGCGGTGAAATCGCGAATATGAGTTACGACCGCATGGTCCCGCAACTCGCGTTCCAAGAAACGATGAACGAGCTCCTTGAGAAAGAATACGGCGACAAAGTCGAACAAGATAAAGTCGACGAAGAGTACAGCAAAACTGAAGAGCAGTTCAACTCGAAAGAAGAGTTCGAGCAAGCGATTCAACAAGCCGGCATGACAGGCACAGACGAGTTTAAAGAAGCCCTTCGCGGCCAAATGCTCGTCGATGCAGCGAAATCTGAACTTGTCGATGTGACAGATGAAGAGATCGAAGCGCAATTCGCGAAAGAAAACGTTGAAGTCCAAGCGAGCCATATCCTCGTCGAGACAGAAGAAGAAGCACAAGACATCATCAAGCAATTGAACGACGGAGCGGACTTCGCTGAACTCGCTAAAGAGAAGTCGACAGATACCGGTTCAGGCGCACAAGGCGGCGATCTCGGCTACTTCTCAGCCGGCGCGATGGTCCCTGAGTTCGAAGAGTATTCGTTCCGTGAAGACGTCGTCGGTGAGATTTCTGAACCTGTTCAATCGCAGTTCGGTTACCACATCATCAAAGTCGTCGACCGGAAAGAGAAAGATCTCAAACTCGAAGACGAGAAAGATCGCATCCGTGAAGAACTCGCAGCCGAGAAAGCTGCATCGGTTGACGCGAACAAGATCTATGCCGAGTTGATCGAGAAGTATAACGTCGACGTGAAAGATGCGAAAGCATCACAACAGTTTGATGCAGTCAAGGAAGCTGTGAAAGCATCAGAAGAAGCACCAGCTGAAGAATCAACTGAACAATAA
- a CDS encoding HD domain-containing protein yields MATKIGQLKVGDTLDQYVMIKQSYRGLAGNGKPYLTLILCDESGEIETKLWDSADTEKYAMKKIVHASGEVMDYRGRTQLKLKQISIIEGETDIAPYVRSAPVAKSELETTIRSYIESIRHDGMRQLVEAIVERNEEAYFTYPAAVRHHHAVYSGLAFHVMSMLKLAETMCDLYPQLNRDLLVSGVVLHDLAKVIELSDAITPEYTLEGKLLGHLSLMASEIEVIARELGTDREVVTLLQHLVLSHHGKPEWGSANAPQLPEAEMLFFIDNIDARMNMFDKAFEGVEPGTFTERVMALDNRAFYKPNL; encoded by the coding sequence TTGGCGACAAAAATCGGACAGCTCAAAGTGGGCGATACGTTAGACCAATATGTGATGATCAAACAATCTTACCGGGGACTGGCCGGCAACGGCAAACCGTACTTAACGCTCATTTTATGTGACGAGAGCGGGGAGATCGAGACGAAGCTGTGGGACAGTGCCGATACGGAGAAATATGCGATGAAAAAGATTGTTCACGCTTCGGGTGAAGTGATGGACTATCGCGGACGGACGCAATTGAAGCTGAAGCAAATTTCCATCATCGAGGGTGAGACGGATATCGCACCGTACGTCCGGTCGGCACCCGTCGCGAAATCAGAACTCGAGACGACGATCCGGTCATACATCGAGTCGATTCGTCATGATGGGATGCGACAGCTCGTCGAGGCAATCGTCGAACGCAACGAAGAGGCGTACTTCACGTACCCGGCTGCCGTGCGCCACCATCACGCCGTCTATTCGGGTCTCGCGTTCCACGTCATGTCGATGTTGAAGCTCGCCGAGACGATGTGTGACTTGTATCCGCAGTTGAACCGGGACCTGCTCGTCTCAGGGGTCGTCTTACACGACTTGGCGAAAGTCATCGAGCTGTCGGACGCAATCACACCGGAATACACGCTCGAAGGAAAGCTGCTCGGACACTTGTCATTGATGGCATCTGAAATTGAAGTCATCGCGCGAGAACTCGGCACCGACCGTGAAGTCGTGACATTGTTGCAACATCTCGTCCTCAGCCACCACGGCAAGCCGGAGTGGGGATCGGCGAACGCACCGCAACTGCCGGAAGCGGAAATGTTATTCTTCATCGACAACATCGATGCGCGGATGAACATGTTCGACAAGGCGTTCGAAGGCGTCGAGCCGGGGACGTTCACCGAACGGGTCATGGCGCTCGACAACCGTGCTTTCTATAAACCGAACCTATGA
- a CDS encoding CorA family divalent cation transporter: MKWNWYTRPEESVHIDNRYEEAYTYWLDQLTTANVTKIIVGENYMYGSLTLDYEQLEREPQKVGHYFVGPDFLWTIGFGDLFCEVVKAKRYETPLEAFYELLAEKMDYYFHGIDEYEERLMIAQREMSGQVPPEFMNEIFGLRSEIERWSDTVVPYRELLQAGREAFLDLDLKQMKPYRLATYRVERLLGSIEHYQDDVIAMTDLAATLSNFRGNEIMKALTVFTALTTPVVAFGAIWGMNFKEMPELDWPLGYVFAWAMILVFTVVIQVWLKRKNWIGSLLQFPTQVNTKQAIRRQKDKTTNKSSV, from the coding sequence ATGAAGTGGAACTGGTACACACGGCCCGAGGAATCCGTGCACATCGACAATCGTTACGAGGAAGCGTACACGTATTGGCTCGATCAATTGACGACAGCGAACGTCACGAAAATCATCGTCGGCGAGAACTATATGTATGGCTCGCTCACCCTCGACTATGAACAGCTCGAACGTGAACCACAAAAGGTCGGACATTACTTTGTTGGGCCTGATTTCCTCTGGACGATCGGGTTTGGCGACTTGTTTTGTGAAGTCGTGAAGGCGAAACGTTACGAGACGCCGCTTGAGGCGTTTTATGAGTTGCTCGCTGAAAAGATGGACTACTATTTCCACGGCATCGACGAATACGAGGAACGGCTCATGATCGCACAGCGCGAGATGAGCGGGCAAGTACCGCCCGAGTTCATGAACGAGATCTTCGGGCTCCGCAGCGAGATCGAACGCTGGTCGGATACGGTCGTCCCGTATCGGGAACTTCTTCAGGCCGGTCGTGAGGCGTTCCTCGACTTGGACTTGAAGCAGATGAAGCCGTATCGACTCGCGACGTATCGAGTCGAACGACTGCTCGGATCGATTGAACACTATCAAGACGATGTCATCGCGATGACCGACCTCGCCGCGACGCTGTCAAACTTTCGCGGGAACGAGATCATGAAGGCGCTCACCGTCTTCACGGCGCTCACGACGCCTGTCGTCGCGTTCGGTGCCATCTGGGGAATGAACTTCAAAGAGATGCCCGAGCTCGACTGGCCGCTCGGGTACGTTTTCGCCTGGGCAATGATTCTCGTCTTCACCGTCGTCATTCAAGTATGGTTGAAACGGAAAAATTGGATCGGCTCGCTCTTGCAGTTCCCGACCCAAGTGAACACAAAGCAAGCCATTAGAAGACAAAAAGATAAAACAACGAACAAAAGTTCGGTATAA
- the dinB gene encoding DNA polymerase IV: MDRLIIHVDMDAFYASVEQRDRPHLRDKPVIVGGAPHSRGVVATCSYEARKYGVHSAMSSRRAFALCPQATFVKPRFQAYRQVSEQVMRIFKSVTPLVEPLSLDEAYLDVTENTLMSTSGTYVARYILGEIKRQTGLTASAGVAPSKFVAKIASGFDKPNGLTVVTAPEVETFLAPLSITAMHGVGKVTAQILFKHGFETIADLQRADSAQLKAIFGHDRGIQLYELAHGRDSRPVVPTRERKSIGSETTFAFDLDDPEEVYERVVPEIEDVLRQLDRRELSCQTVTIKIKTSEFQARSHQIKLNHPTHDHDEIKRLARRLFDEMGINEPVRLIGMTVSDLIPRTESTRQLTFEELTTPPLEE; encoded by the coding sequence ATGGATCGTCTCATCATCCACGTCGATATGGATGCGTTTTATGCATCTGTCGAACAGCGAGACCGTCCCCATTTAAGGGACAAGCCGGTCATCGTCGGCGGTGCGCCTCATAGTCGTGGCGTCGTCGCGACGTGTTCCTACGAGGCGCGAAAATACGGGGTTCATAGCGCCATGTCCTCGCGGCGTGCGTTCGCCCTTTGTCCGCAGGCGACGTTCGTCAAACCCCGTTTCCAGGCGTACCGTCAAGTGAGCGAGCAAGTGATGCGGATCTTCAAGTCCGTGACACCGCTCGTCGAACCGTTGTCGCTCGACGAAGCGTACTTGGACGTCACTGAGAACACACTCATGAGCACGTCCGGCACGTATGTGGCCCGCTATATTCTCGGGGAGATCAAACGCCAGACGGGACTCACCGCCTCGGCCGGCGTCGCCCCCTCAAAGTTCGTCGCTAAAATCGCTTCCGGTTTTGACAAGCCGAACGGGCTGACCGTCGTCACGGCGCCCGAAGTTGAAACGTTCCTTGCCCCGCTGTCGATCACCGCGATGCACGGCGTCGGAAAAGTGACAGCACAAATCTTATTCAAGCACGGCTTCGAGACGATCGCCGACCTGCAACGGGCAGACAGCGCGCAACTGAAAGCCATCTTCGGCCATGATCGCGGCATCCAACTGTATGAACTCGCCCACGGGCGCGACAGCAGACCGGTCGTCCCGACGCGTGAGCGGAAGTCGATCGGGTCTGAGACGACGTTCGCCTTCGACCTCGACGACCCGGAAGAAGTGTATGAGCGCGTCGTCCCGGAGATCGAGGACGTCTTGCGCCAGCTTGACCGTCGCGAGCTCAGTTGCCAGACGGTGACGATCAAAATCAAGACGAGCGAGTTTCAGGCACGCAGTCATCAGATCAAGTTGAACCACCCGACACACGACCATGATGAGATCAAGCGGCTCGCCCGTCGTCTGTTTGACGAGATGGGCATCAATGAACCGGTACGCTTGATCGGGATGACCGTCTCCGATTTGATTCCCCGCACCGAGTCGACGCGACAGCTCACATTCGAAGAGTTGACGACACCTCCCCTTGAAGAATGA
- a CDS encoding YhzD family protein, translating to MAQYTITAFENDGTIVLNETLEATDDHEAKEKGLLRLREANHEGKGARIVRHGQMIYFERCKLPGKLKGTAS from the coding sequence ATGGCACAGTATACGATCACCGCGTTCGAAAACGACGGCACCATCGTCTTGAATGAGACGCTCGAAGCGACGGACGACCACGAGGCGAAAGAGAAAGGGCTCTTACGGTTGCGAGAGGCGAACCATGAAGGGAAAGGGGCGCGCATCGTCCGGCACGGCCAAATGATATATTTCGAGCGCTGCAAGCTTCCTGGGAAGCTAAAAGGTACCGCATCGTGA
- a CDS encoding SLC13 family permease produces the protein MILFFIGGWLRADLVALIGLLFLVLTNQLTPVEAMAGFSNTVVLMIAGLFIVGAGLFHTGLAERLGAALIPYAKGSEVRLFFVLMVTVTVLSSLMSNTGTVALLIPVVLAMSRQMGTSPAKLLMPLAFFSSIGGTMTIIGTPPNLVAAEALRSAGGETLGFFSLLPIGLVAAAVGLLYFYVIGNRLLDVGDVPESVAPHPMMPPLSVYAFHVRKGHPLIGRELRETLWSRHGLTVLGERRKGLVHRLHAARADTVLHEGRLLVSGAEEDVHRIARQEGLRYEHVSPRDVYGKEAGVVIFTIPADSPLIGRCLKESRLRNRYGLNVLRVIRPNEEIAMTKLKDVRLEQGDMLVAQGEWGDLEKVGDETHLLLANERVADVANRAVSERHQLAAGIIMAGMVALLVFEWVDPTVAVWMAALAMVLTGAVRHMDVAYQSIQWSSLLLIAAMIPVGKALENAGVMAWLVTWISESFGRSGPIWVLIAVFGATMILSQIISNTATAVLFAPLALSLATALEVSPVPLVVAVAIAASLAFMTPFGSPTNAMVFGIGGYRFIDFVKVGLPLQVVTAVIAILTILITFPF, from the coding sequence CCTCATGATTGCCGGATTGTTCATCGTCGGCGCGGGTCTGTTTCATACCGGTCTCGCCGAGCGTCTTGGAGCCGCGCTCATCCCGTATGCGAAAGGGAGCGAGGTGCGTCTATTCTTCGTCCTCATGGTCACAGTGACGGTACTGTCGAGCCTCATGTCGAACACGGGGACGGTCGCGCTCTTGATCCCGGTCGTTCTCGCCATGTCGCGCCAGATGGGGACGAGTCCGGCGAAATTGCTCATGCCGCTCGCATTTTTCTCGAGTATAGGCGGCACGATGACGATTATCGGAACCCCGCCGAACCTTGTCGCCGCAGAGGCGCTCCGGAGTGCCGGGGGCGAGACGTTAGGCTTCTTCTCGCTCTTGCCGATCGGTCTCGTCGCAGCCGCGGTCGGTTTGCTTTACTTTTACGTGATAGGAAATCGGTTGTTGGATGTTGGTGACGTACCGGAATCGGTCGCACCTCATCCGATGATGCCGCCGCTGAGCGTATATGCGTTCCATGTCCGGAAAGGGCATCCGCTCATCGGTCGTGAGCTGCGCGAGACGTTATGGTCCCGCCACGGGCTGACAGTGCTCGGAGAACGGAGAAAAGGGTTGGTCCACCGCCTTCACGCCGCGCGGGCGGACACGGTGCTCCATGAGGGACGTCTGCTCGTCAGTGGGGCCGAAGAAGACGTCCATCGCATCGCGCGACAAGAAGGGTTGCGTTATGAGCACGTCTCACCGAGAGACGTCTACGGGAAAGAGGCGGGGGTCGTCATCTTTACGATACCGGCTGACAGCCCGCTCATCGGGCGCTGTTTGAAAGAGAGCCGTCTCCGCAATCGATACGGTTTGAACGTCTTGCGCGTGATTCGTCCGAACGAGGAGATCGCGATGACGAAATTGAAAGACGTTCGCCTCGAGCAAGGAGATATGCTCGTCGCCCAAGGAGAGTGGGGGGACTTGGAGAAAGTCGGAGACGAGACGCACTTGCTGCTCGCGAATGAGCGGGTGGCCGACGTGGCGAACCGAGCCGTATCGGAGCGGCATCAGCTCGCCGCCGGTATCATCATGGCCGGAATGGTCGCGCTGCTCGTTTTCGAATGGGTCGACCCGACCGTCGCCGTCTGGATGGCGGCGCTGGCGATGGTGCTCACCGGTGCGGTCCGTCATATGGACGTCGCCTATCAATCGATTCAATGGTCGTCGCTCTTATTGATCGCGGCGATGATCCCGGTCGGCAAAGCGCTCGAGAATGCGGGAGTGATGGCGTGGCTCGTCACGTGGATCAGCGAGTCGTTCGGGCGGTCTGGACCGATTTGGGTGCTCATCGCGGTGTTCGGGGCGACGATGATCCTCAGTCAGATCATCTCGAACACCGCGACGGCCGTCTTGTTCGCACCTCTGGCGTTGTCACTCGCAACGGCGCTCGAGGTCAGTCCGGTACCACTCGTCGTCGCCGTCGCTATCGCGGCGTCGCTCGCCTTTATGACCCCGTTCGGTTCGCCGACGAACGCGATGGTGTTCGGCATCGGGGGCTATCGGTTCATAGACTTTGTCAAAGTCGGCCTGCCGCTTCAAGTCGTGACGGCCGTTATCGCCATTCTTACGATATTGATCACGTTCCCATTTTAA